Proteins encoded in a region of the Panicum hallii strain FIL2 chromosome 3, PHallii_v3.1, whole genome shotgun sequence genome:
- the LOC112887007 gene encoding auxin-responsive protein IAA19-like, producing MPPPLEARDYIGLGAAAPSSSSSCSGSGEGAGPHLALRLGLPGSESPGRGAGAEHVDAALTLGPAPPRGGAKRGFADSLDRPAKRDADAGDAAGAVSGEENKGVAEAAAGAPRAAKVQVVGWPPVRRQSYRKNTLAASATKTKGEDESRSEAGCCYVKISMDGAPYLRKVDLKTYSSYEDLSLGLEKMFSCFITGKSSSGKPSRERLTDGSRADALQDQEYVLTYEDKDADWMLVGDLPWDLFTTTCRKLRIMRGSDAAGMAPRSLEEVGRNK from the exons atgccgccgccgctcgaggCGCGCGACTACATCGGCCTCGGGGCCgccgcgccctcctcctcctcgtcctgcTCTGGCAGCGGCGAGGGCGCGGGGCCGCACCTCGCGCTGCGGCTCGGGCTGCCGGGCTCGGAGTCCCCCGGCCGCGGCGCAGGGGCGGAGCACGTCGACGCCGCGCTCACGCTCGGACCCGCGCCTCCCAGGGGCGGCGCCAAGCGCGGGTTCGCAGACTCCCTCGACCGGCCCGCGAAGCGGGATGCGGACGCCGGTGACGCTGCTGGGGCCGTGAGCGGGGAGGAGAACAAGGGGGTGGCTGAAGCCGCTGCCGGAGCTCCGCGGGCTGCCAA GGTGCAGGTTGTTGGTTGGCCACCTGTTCGGAGACAGAGTTACCGAAAGAATACACTAGCTGCCAGTGCCACAAAGACAAAGGGAGAAGATGAAAGCAGGAGTGAGGCAGGATGCTGTTATGTTAAAATCAGCATGGATGGAGCCCCATACCTAAGGAAAGTGGACCTCAAGACCTATTCAAGCTATGAGGATCTCTCGCTTGGTCTTGAGAAAATGTTCAGTTGCTTCATCACTG GTAAAAGCAGTTCAGGCAAGCCATCAAGGGAGAGGCTTACTGATGGTTCTAGGGCTGATGCCCTTCAGGACCAAGAATATGTCCTTACTTATGAAGACAAAGATGCTGACTGGATGCTTGTTGGTGATCTTCCCTGGGA CTTGTTCACCACAACTTGTCGGAAACTTCGAATCAtgagaggttctgatgctgcTGGCATGG CTCCAAGATCACTGGAAGAGGTTGGCCGGAACAAATAA